The window GGAAGCCTTCGAGgctgacaaatatatataacagattCAGTTAAAGTTGGTTCTATATCTCTAAGTGGGATAGATTCGGAATGGAAGATTCGATTGAACTTACAAGACCGTCTTCTAGATATCTCTCGCTCGTGTTTGCTGTATCTTCTAAGCAACAAGGCTGCAACCACGGCAGATATCGCAACAGCAGTAACTACAGCCCCTGCAGTTATTGCTGCTAATCGTCCCCAGCTGACGCCTTTCCTTTCACTGTTGAAGTTAACTGAGGAGATAAAAAGAAGACTTCCACTTAGCAGTCAATATCGATCTGCTTGTGTTAAATAAACACTTATTAGGTTAAAGACGCGCACCATATGAATAAGGCCCCTGCAGAGTGAAGTTGAGCAGTTCGTACGGGCCGAATAAGTCGCTACCAGGAAATCTCCATGAAGCGAATATGTCCCGGATTCTGAGAACTTCACTGCTGTTAAACGTTCTTGTATAGGTTTCATTAACTTTCGGGAAAAGTTTTAGATACATCCTCAAACGAGGCCCTTTCTCCCATTGATATGAGTCGATCCAGAGTTGATATGGTTCCATCTGAAGGAAATCAGCAACATACTCGTCAAATTGATCAATATATGGAGGGAAGTATGAGAAGCTAGGACTTTTGAGACGATATCCAATTCTGAGAGGCGCTGCGCAAAAGCATCGTAACGGGGATGCTGGGCTGTATTCGTAGAAGTCAGGAGTCGGACAGGCTAGTGGAGGACAGTCCAGCGCAGAATTAGTTGAGTTGGTTGGTAATGATGTCCACTCTTTTCCTTTGGACTCACAAAAAAGGTTTGCATTTGATATGCTTCCATTTTTGCAGATCGGGTTACCATCAAGCctgtaaattaattaaactccCTGTAATAAGCATTCAAGAcatgaacataaaaaaaacctGAAGTACTAATACGACTAAGAAGACGCACCTTAAAGTGATATTTTGTGGAAGAGTTAGATCTCCTTGCACTCGTGACAGAGAATTATTCCTAAGATCACTGAAGGGAAACGAGAGAAAAACAGGAAAATTAGAGAAGTTGATGAATTGCTACTGAATGCAAGTGAAGTAGGGAAACAATGATTTTACAGTAGAAGTCTAGCTTTTTTCAATAATGAGATATTCGTCCAAAGGGAATCAGGGACAGATCCAGATAACACATTGTTCTTCAGCAACCTGCAGAAGATGACATTTTTATTTGCGAAGTCAGTATTGCTACTCACAAGCTTATTCACTTTGGATATAGCGTAACACAAATATAGTAACTCACAGCATCTGAAGCAAAGGGAGATCTGAGAAGCTCTGTGGGATGGATCCGTTAAGTATGTTGTTTGATAAATCACTGTAATTAACCAGTATAATACTCAAAGCAGTAAGGTATACGtggaaacaaaattgaaaatctgAAAAAAGAANNNNNNNNNNNNNNNNNNNNNNNNNNNNNNNNNNNNNNNNNNNNNNNNNNNNNNNNNNNNNNNNNNNNNNNNNNNNNNNNNNNNNNNNNNNNNNNNNNNNNNNNNNNNNNNNNNNNNNNNNNNNNNNNNNNNNNNNNNNNNNNNNNNNNNNNNNNNNNNNNNNNNNNNNNNNNNNNNNNNNNNNNNNNNNNNNNNNNNNNNNNNNNNNNNNNNNNNNNNNNNNNNNNNNNNNNNNNNNNNNNNNNNNNNNNNNNNNNNNNNNNNNNNNNNNNNNNNNNNNNNNNNNNNNNNNNNNNNNNNNNNNNNNNNNNNNNNNNNNNNNNNNNNNNNNNNNNNNNNNNNNNNNNNNNNNNNNNNNNNNNNNNNNNNNNNNNNNNNNNNNNNNNNNNNNNNNNNNNNNNNNNNNNNNNNNNNNNNNNNNNNNNNNNNNNNNNNNNNNNNNNNNNNNNNNNNNNNNNNNNNNNNNNNNNNNNNNNNNNNNNNNNNNNNNNNNNNNNNNNNNNNNNNNNNNNNNNNNNNNNNNNNNNNNNNNNNNNNNNNNNNNNNNNNNNNNNNNNNNNNNNNNNNNNNNNNNNNNNNNNNNNNNNNNNNNNNNNNNNNNNNNNNNNNNNNNNNNNNNNNNNNNNNNNNNNNNNNNNNNNNNNNNNNNNNNNNNNNNNNNNNNNNNNNNNNNNNNNNNNNNNNNNNNNNNNNNNNNNNNNNNNNNNNNNNNNNNNNNNNNNNNNNNNNNNNNNNNNNNNNNNNNNNNNNNNNNNNNNNNNNNNNNNNNNNNNNNNNNNNNNNNNNNNNNNNNNNNNNNNNNNNNNNNNNNNNNNNNNNNNNNNNNNNNNNNNNNNNNNNNNNNNNNNNNNNNNNNNNNNNNNNNNNNNNNNNNNNNNNNNNNNNNNNNNNNNNNNNNNNNNNNNNNNNNNNNNNNNNNNNNNNNNNNNNNNNNNNNNNNNNNNNNNNNNNNNNNNNNNNNNNNNNNNNNNNNNNNNNNNNNNNNNNNNNNNNNNNNNNNNNNNNNNNNNNNNNNNNNNNNNNNNNNNNNNNNNNNNNNNNNNNNNNNNNNNNNNNNNNNNNNNNNNNNNNNNNNNNNNNNNNNNNNNNNNNNNNNNNNNNNNNNNNNNNNNNNNNNNNNNNNNNNNNNNNNNNNNNNNNNNNNNNNNNNNNNNNNNNNNNNNNNNNNNNNNNNNNNNNNNNNNNNNNNNNNNNNNNNNNNNNNNNNNNNNNNNNNNNNNNNNNNNNNNNNNNNNNNNNNNNNNNNNNNNNNNNNNNNNNNNNNNNNNNNNNNNNNNNNNNNNNNNNNNNNNNNNNNNNNNNNNNNNNNNNNNNNNNNNNNNNNNNNNNNNNNNNNNNNNNNNNNNNNNNNNNNNNNNNNNNNNNNNNNNNNNNNNNNNNNNNNNNNNNNNNNNNNNNNNNNNNNNNNNNNNNNNNNNNNNNNNNNNNNNNNNNNNNNNNNNNNNNNNNNNNNNNNNNNNNNNNNNNNNNNNNNNNNNNNNNNNNNNNNNNNNNNNNNNNNNNNNNNNNNNNNNNNNNNNNNNNNNNNNNNNNNNNNNNNNNNNNNNNNNNNNNNNNNNNNNNNNNNNNNNNNNNNNNNNNNNNNNNNNNNNNNNNNNNNNNNNNNNNNNNNNTTTAGTTTGACCCTTTAAGGCTTTAGCATCATAATGTCACAAAATTATGGAAACACTGGCAACATTGTGGCAATGACTCACACATGAAAGATGTTAGTAAGATTGGAAAGCTCAAGTGGAATCTGTCCGCTCAACGAATTATTGTTGAAGTGACTGTACAAggccaaaagaaaaatattatgaGATGCTACTGGAAAACCTGCATCTAAGGTTGACATCAGTGTCTGGCTTGATGTTCAGACTCACAGATGTTTCACTTTTTTCAAGTTGGAAAAGGACTTTGGTATTGGTCCTGTGATGTTATTCTCATCTATCTGGAACCTGTTCAAGTTCGGAAGATAACCGAGTTCGCTTGGTAAAGACCCTGAAAGTTTGTTTCCATTCAGCAGCCTGAAAACATGTTACAGAATCAGAAGATAAACAAGGTGAACACATGTGCTTATCAAAAGTGTTCCATCTAGAGCAATGCTTATTTATCAGGTAGTTCCAACTTACAAGAGTACCAGGGATGATATCTGTCCTATTTCCTTCGGAATTGAACCACTTAAATTGTTCCACATGAAATCTCTTCATAGATTCAACATGAAAGAATAATTTTACAGTCAGTAGAAATTGGTGTAACCAAAATATAAGGCGTTCCCATATGCACACTTTGCAAAGCTTAACATCTTGAAACTTACAATATTTCAAGATGAACTAATTTTTGGAGCTCTGGTGACAAACTTCCAGAGAGGTTCATATTCATCAACAGGCTGcttgacaacaaaagaaaggaCATCACAGTCATGCAAACAAtggtttggagagagagagagagaacaaaaaaagacaagGGAGCCAGCTTCTCCCAAAAGTTAAGCCTGTTAACTCCAGCAGACTAACAAGGAAAGCAAGAAGACACAtacggaaaaagaaaaagaaaaaggaccAAGTCATACAGTTCTCGGACATGCAGGTAGTCGTCAGTACCAATCTCATTAAAGCAGATAACTCCTGTCCAATTTGATCTGCAAGGGTCTCCTCTGTTCCAATTTCTCAAATTGTCTTTAGGGTCAATTAAACTTCTCTTAACTGATCGTAAAGCAGTGACTGTGAACGGAAAAAGATAGTTGAAAATCAGGTAAGAGAAGATGGAATTTTGGGGAGCAGTATCGTTCTCAGAAacaaagataagaagaagaagaagattaaaactGTAGTCACCTTCAGAAGGGTGTGTTCTTAGTGCATCGgcaagaagaaggaggagaacaCAACAAGACGCAACAAGGAGCGCATGTAGATAGACGCTTTGAGGCAACATCATGATACCTTAAGAAAACGTGACAGCGTAAGAAGCAGAAATATAGATGTATAAAGATTAAAGCAGTGTTGGTTTCTAGGAAGATGAAAGAAATCAATATGCGAGGGGGTATAAGATATGAGCAATTAAGTCAAATCCAACAGCAGCTGCACAAGGTGCTCGTATTTATGACAGAAATAGACACAAGaactaaaattcaaatccaaGCATTCAAGAGCTCAAAGCCAAGAAAGATGATGACCTCACTGTTTGGATCAGCTATACATACCCAAAGTCAATATATGCAGACGACAATGCAGATCAAATCAAAGGGCACTAATCATCGTCGGGAAATTAATCGAGCGAGAGAAGAAATGACCTTGATGATGGGGGGTTCTTTGGTTTGATGATGATCTGGACTTGTCtgccatttaaaaaaatcagaaaagcaTAAACCTTTACAACGCCCAAGtggtaaaaaaaagaatgtaaacTGGGTTGACTCTACCTGCTCGTCCAGGAGCACAATCGTGCCTCGTGCGtgagctttttttttgacaaaaataagaaaGCCATT is drawn from Camelina sativa cultivar DH55 chromosome 8, Cs, whole genome shotgun sequence and contains these coding sequences:
- the LOC104709039 gene encoding probable LRR receptor-like serine/threonine-protein kinase At1g06840 (The sequence of the model RefSeq protein was modified relative to this genomic sequence to represent the inferred CDS: added 285 bases not found in genome assembly), encoding MMLPQSVYLHALLVASCCVLLLLLADALRTHPSEVTALRSVKRSLIDPKDNLRNWNRGDPCRSNWTGVICFNEIGTDDYLHVRELLLMNMNLSGSLSPELQKLVHLEILDFMWNNLSGSIPKEIGQISSLVLLLLNGNKLSGSLPSELGYLPNLNRFQIDENNITGPIPKSFSNLKKVKHLHFNNNSLSGQIPLELSNLTNIFHVLLDNNNLSGNLPPQLSALPNLQILQLDNNNFSGSDIPASYGNFSSILKLSLRNCSLKGALPDFSRIRHLKYLDLSWNELTGPIPSSNLSKDVTTIDLSNNILNGSIPQSFSDLPLLQMLLLKNNVLSGSVPDSLWTNISLLKKARLLLDLRNNSLSRVQGDLTLPQNITLRLDGNPICKNGSISNANLFCESKGKEWTSLPTNSTNSALDCPPLACPTPDFYEYSPASPLRCFCAAPLRIGYRLKSPSFSYFPPYIDQFDEYVADFLQMEPYQLWIDSYQWEKGPRLRMYLKLFPKVNETYTRTFNSSEVLRIRDIFASWRFPGSDLFGPYELLNFTLQGPYSYVNFNSERKGVSWGRLAAITAGAVVTAVAISAVVAALLLRRYSKHEREISRRRSSSKASLMNSGIRGFSFKELAEATDDFSSSTLVGRGGYGKVYRGVLSDKTVAAVKRADEGSLQGEKEFLNEIELLSRLHHRNLVSLIGYCDEEGEQMLVYEFMPNGTLRDWLSAKGKESLSFGMRIRVALGAAKGILYLHTEANPPVFHRDIKASNILLDPNFNAKVADFGLSRLAPVLEDEEDVPKHVSTVVRGTPGYLDPEYFLTHKLTDKSDVYSIGVVFLELLTGMHAISHGKNIVREVKTADQRDMMVSLIDKRMEPWSIESVEKFAALALRCSHDSPEMRPGMAEVVKELEALLQEAPDKEARMEMASSSSVLSTSSSNVTRDLYESSSLLGSDLSSGFVPSIAPR